From the Streptomyces sp. NBC_00390 genome, the window AGGCCACCGGACACCCGGCCACCATCAACTGCCGCCTGACCCACGTCTACCCTGACGGCGCCGCCCCCTACTTCACCGTGGCCGTCGCCGGCCGACCCGGCGAAGAGGCCGAGGCCTGGGACGACATCAAAGCCGCCGCGAGCGACGTCCTGCACCGCTACCGCGCAACCATCACCCACCACCACGCCGTCGGCCGCGACCACCGCCCCGGCTACGACCTCCAGCGCCCGGAGCCCTTCGCGCTGGCCCTGCGCGCCGCCAAGGACGCCCTGGACCCCCATCGCATCCTCAACCCAGGCGTCCTGATCGACTGACAGAACGGCGGCAGACGGGCGAGGGCGGGTCCGGCCCAACGGCTTTCACTCAGTGGCCCTTTGGGCAGCGGGTACGCCCCGCAACGCCTCTACCCAGACCGCCGCTGTGACCGCCGTGGTCGCTGCCCCGCTCCCGCCGCCGGTCCGGTCCGGTCGGGGGCGGGCCCGGCGTGTTCGGTGCCGTTCGGCATACTGCCCGGCATGGACACCCGAGCGGTCACCCGCGCCCACGTGCTGATCACCGCGCAACTGGCGATCGGCGCCGCAGCGCTCGGGGCATGCGGCGGCTACCTCGTGGCCGGGCCCGCGGCCGCGGTCCTCTCCGGTGTCGTGACCGGTGTCGGAGCATGGGGCGGATCGATTCTGGTGCGCCGTCGCGTCTTCGCCGACCTCGGGCAGGCGGAGCGGGACGCGAACGTCCAGGGTTACGCCGAGGGACTGTCCCAGGGCGTGCTGTTGGGCATCGCTATGTACCAGGCCGCCGTCTTCCCGCTCACCGGCCCGGCCGGCGTCTCCGGCGAGGAGCGGCTCGCGCGCCGCACCATTGCGTATCGGATTGCTGCCGACGACGGTCTTCCACACACCGTGCGCACCGCGGCGGCCGCCGCTCTCGAGGCGATCGACCACGGCCAGGACCGGCAGGGTGCCCAGGACGCCGTGCAGGCCCTGCACGCGGCGGTCGACGAGCAGCGCTGTCCCTGAATGTCCCCCCTGCCTTTGGTGGCGTCGCAACGTCAGCTGAGCCGGTCGAGAGGCTCGGTGGTCCCTCCGGCGTACAGCCTTGCGGAGAGAGGCTGCCATCGGCCGTTCCGGGCCGGCGGGAGGAGACCGATCTCGTCGTAGTGCCGCAGGGTCCGGGCGGTCACGCCCGACATCCGGGCCACCTCCGCGATCGACCAGTCCACACGTACGCCTTCAACGGGCGCCACGGCAGGAGGGCTTTGAGAGGCGGAGCTCCGCCCGTCTTCCTTCGGTCGTCCCGGGCTGGGTCAGGGCAGCGGGGTCCCTCCGGTTGCATTGAGGATTTCCGCGGTGATGTAGCTGGCTCGGCCGGAGGCGAGGAAGACGTAGGCAGGGGCCATTTCAGCGGGCTGTGCGGGGCGGCCCAGTGGTGACTGCTTTCCGAATTCGACGGTGTCGGGCATGGTCGCGGGGATAAGTGGCGTCCAGACGGGCCCTGGTGCTACGGCATTGACCCGGATTCCGTCCGGGGCGACCATCTGCGCCAGGCCTTGCGTGAACGTGACGATGGCGCCCTTTGTCATCGCGTAGTCGAGGAGATGTGGGCTGGGCTTATAGGCCTGAACCGACGCGGAGTTGATGATGCTGCCCCCTTTGGGGATGTGTGGCAGTGCCAGTTTCGAGAGCCAGAACATGCCGTAGAGGTTGGTCTTCATCACCCGGTCGAACTGCTCGGTCGAGATGGCCAGGATGCCGTCGGGCTGGGACATCTGGTAGGCGGCGTTGTTGACCAGGATGTCGATCCGGCCGAACTCGCGTACTGCCTGTTCTATCAGCGCCCTGCACTCCCGCTCCTCCCTGATGTCGCACGGCACCGCGACGGCCTTCCGTCCCGCCTCATGGACCAGCCGGGACGTTTCCAGCGCGTCCTCGGTCTCTTCGGTCAGATGCGTGAACAGCACGTCGGCGCCCTCACGGGCGAAGGCCAGCGCCACAGCCCGGCCGATGCCCGAGTCGCCGCCGGTGATCATCGCGGCCCGGTCCTTGAGCAGACCGTGTCCCTCGTAGGAGAACTCGCCGTGGTCGGGCGGTGGGTCCATCGGCCCGGTCCACCCGGGGTGGGGCTGTTCTTGGTCTGGAAAGTCGGGCCGGGGGTGGGCCGTGACAGGGTTCTGTTCCTGGCGGTCCTGCGCAGCCATGGCAACTCCTGAAGGCATGGATATCGATGTGATCGTGTGCGCAGCTACGCGCTGCTCGTAAGCGTGGGGCTTCGCCTCTGTCAGGCGATCATCAGGGGGCCGGCCTGTGCCGGCTCACAGATTTGTGGGTGTTGCGGGAGACCAGCAGTTTCTCGCCGGGGCCTGCGACCGTGATCATCGCTGTCCTGACCGGCAGAGAACTGCCACAGGTGGAGAAGAAGGCGTGCTCCGCGCGGACGGCATCTGCCATCAGGTCCTCCGCCCGTCCAGCGCGCTGGGCGAGTTGCCGGTCATCGATCCCGTCGAGCATCGGGACGTGGCCCGGAAGAGGTCTGCTCCGAGCACGTGGAGGACGCGAGGGTCGATGCCCCTGTTTGTGGCTGGGCGGGCCGTGGACCGCGTTTCCCCTGCGGCGGGAATCTTCCGGGGCCTGCAGTACGAGGACCTCTGAGTGGTCCGACCTTGCTTCGTGCTTCGTCATCCTCCCTCGCCTTCCTCGTCGTACGACTCCAGGGGGTGGACCGCCGGCCCCTGGAGAACGGACCCGTTCATGTCGAAGCGGGAGCCGTGGCAGGGGCACTCCCACGCGGCTTCGGCTTCGTTGAAGTGGACGATGCAGCCGAGGTGGGTGCAGCGGGCCGACACACGATGCAGGGTGCCGGAGGTATCCCTGTGGACCGCCTGGGGCCCTTCGCCATCGCCACGGATCACCGCCCCCTGGCCCGGTGCGATGTCGTCCACCGAGTCGGCGCGTCCACCGGGGAGCCGGTCGGCGACGAGATGCCGGGCGGTTTTCGCGCCGAGCCGCAGCATGGAAGTCCCCTCCGCCAGAGGGTGGAAGCGGGCCGGGTCGTACAGGTCTGCCCAGGGGGACGGGCTGTTCGTGACGAGGGAGGTGAGGAGCCGCGCTGCCATCATGCCGCCGCTCAGTCCCCAGCCGGCGAACCCCGTTGCCACGTAAGCGTGGTCGGCTCGCGGGTGGAGGCGGCCCACGAAGGGAACATGGTCGGTGGAGAACGTGTCCTGGGTAGCCCAGCGGTGGGTGACGGCGAAGTCCGCGAAATGGTGGTGCGCCCAGTCCGTGAGGACCTGGAAGTGCCAGGCCGCACCTCGGTCCTTCGGGTCCCCCGGTGTGAACTTCTCGCCCGTGATGATCAGCATGCGCCCGTGTTCGTCGTGCGGGGCGGAGCGGATCGACCGTGTGTTGTTCTCCTCGGTGAGGAACATTCCCTCCGGTGCGAGGCCCTCCGGGGGCAGTGGTCCCGCGACGACGACCTCCCGTTTGGGCTCCAGCCTGGTGAAGAGCAGTCCGCGGTCGAAGACCGGGTAGTGCGTGGCCACCACCACGTCGGTCGCTTCGACGGTGTGACCGGCGCTCGACGTCAGCCTGCAGGGGCTTCCCTCACTCAGGTCCGTCACCCGAGTGCGCTCGAGGATTTTCCCTCCGTTGCGTATCAGGTCGGCGGCGATGCCGAGGAGGAACTTGCGCGGGTGGAACTGTACTTGGTCGTCCAGGCGCACGGCTCCCGAGACGGGGAAGGGCAGCGGTGCCTCTTCCACGTAGCGTGCGTCGAGGCCCGCTGCCTGGGCGGCGTCGGCCTCCCGGCGCAGTTCCTCACAGTGCTGCGGATCGGTGGCGTACGTGTACGCCGCGGCCGGCTCGAGATCGCAGTCGATGCCGAGTTCCCCCGCCAGCTGTCGTACGTGTGCGACTGCGTCCTGCTGGGATTCGGCGTACTGCCGTGCGGCATCGTCGCCGCGTGTCTTGCGGATCCTGCTGTAGGCCGACCCTTGCAGGGCCGACACCTTGGCCGTGGTGTGACCACTCACCCCGTACGCGATGCGGTCCGCCTCCAGAAGAGCGACGGTACGGCCTGACCGCGCCAGCTCCCGCGCCGTGCAGAGCCCGGCCATCCCGCCGCCGATCACGGCGACATCTACTCGGATGGCGCCTCTCAGGGACGGATACCCGGGCCCCGGGTCGTGCTCCGTCCAGAGGGATCCCCCTGGTTGTCCGGACACGGTCATTGCTGGACCTCCCGGTTCCGTGCGGACTGGGCTCTGATTTATCGCCGTGTGTGCACCGGCCCGTCTCTGGGCGGCTACCCGACTCCGCGGCTCTGACCCATCGATGCACCATCCGAATGAACGGCGAATAGTTGGGCATACCACCACCTATCGCTGAAACCTGGAACGGAGGGCGATCATGTCGAGGAAGCATCCGCAACACGGCGAGGGGCCCAGCCGATACAAGGGACGTGACCAGCACGGATGGTCCGAAGACGTCGACGATGCCAATCAGGACAACCCGAGCGGCCACCGGTCCTTCCACCCCGATGAGCATGCACCTGGCCCCAAGGGGTCGGCCCCGTCTTCTCAGCAGGACAAGGAAGCCTCTCTCTCCGGCACGCCTGTGAAGAGCGAGTCCCGCAGTGGCGAGGACCGCGGTGGGAAGTCTCAGGAGAAGGGAATGCAGGACAAAGGCCGCCGCGGCCGCTCCCAGCGCCCCAGCGGTTCCAAAGACTCCTCGGCCTTTACCGGGGTCGACCCGCAGGACCCGCCCACCAGTCCTTCCGGACGGTGAGGGCAGCGCCGACCTCGAATGCGTCGCGGTGGCGGTGATCTGCCGGTCACCAGCTTGGGGGCAGAGAGACGTGGGGGTGGGGGGTGGGGTGCGTGACGGCTCGCGGCCGACCCGACCTGCGACGTTTACTGCGCAGGAGAACTACACGCATGCTGTTCGGTGCCGTTCTCTGATCCCGTTGAGTAGTTCGGGACGGGGACCGGGGAGGTGGGCGGGTGCCAGGTGAGAATCCAGCCGGCGGTAAGCACCGCCGCGCCGCCTGCCAGGGCGATTGCGCCGCCTGTTCCGATGCCTGCGGCCACCGAGCCGAAGCAGGCCGGCCCGACGCCCTGCAGCGTCATGCTGCCGGAGCCGAGCAGACCGAAGGCCTGGCCCTGGCCATCCTGCGGCAGGGCGTCCAGGAACGGCCGTTGCAGGCCGAGACCGAAGGCTAATCCGAAGCCGCAGAGCAGCAGCAGACAGGACGAGACGCCCACTCCGGGCTCGGTAGCGAAGCCGACCAGCGGCAGTCCCGTCAGCGCAAACAACGGGACTACCGCGCAGTGCTGGACTCGACGGACGCCGTCTCCAGGATCGCCGAGGCGATGGACCAGGCGTGGCACGAGCTGCTCGCCACGGACTGGCCGCAACTGCGCACGATTTGTGAGCGCGATGTCGTGCACCGGGTGGGTGTGATCGGCGAACACGGATGGGCCACGACCATCGAGAGCCTGCACCCGGGCATCGCCTGGCGCGCCGGCGGTATCGAGCTCGGCTTCTTCCGAGGCGGAACAGTCCGTCTCGCCGGCGACGGGCTACTGCTGATCCCTTCGGTCTTCGTCGGGAATATCGCCGCCCACCTGGAAGACCCCTGGCCCAGGACCTTGGTCTATCCTGCCCGCGGCACCGCCGCCCTGTGGGGCGAACAGGAGACTGTCCCCCAACCGGACGCGCTGACCGCTCTGGTCGGCCGGGCCCGAGCCCGGCTGCTGGTGGCGCTGGACGCGTCCGCGCCCGGTCCGGACGGTCGGTGCTCTACCGGCGCACCCCGCTCGGCGAGGCACTGGTCGGCGGTTCGGGCTGAGGGCTCAGATCAGCACTGTTTTTTGATGCGCCGCCAGCAGATGATTGCGCAGCCGAGGGTGAGGAAGGCCTGGTGGATGTCGGCGCGGATTTCCCAGCGGATACGCAGTCGGCGGAACCAGCGCAGAAGTGCGAAGGCCGCTTCGACGACCCAGCGGTTCTTGCCCAGGCCGCTTCCGTGCTCGGTGCCGCGCCGGGCGATGAGCGGACGGATGCCCAGCTCACGGACCTGGCGGCGGTAGACGTCGTGGTCGTAACCGCGGTCGGCGTAGAGGACGTCGGGGGCGCTGACGGGGTCGTCCGCGCTTGCCGCGGATGGGCGGTACGGCGTGGATCAGGGGCAGGAGCTGGGTGACGTCGTTGCGGTTGCCACCGGTCACGGTGGCGGCCAGGGGTATGCCGTGGACGTCGACAATGACGTGGTGCTTGCTGCCCGTCCTGCCCCGGTCCACTGGCGAGGGCCCGGTGGCGTCTCCGCCCTTCAGGGCCCGCAGGTGGGAGCCGTCGACGGAGGCGCGGGACAGGTCCAAGGCGTCGCCAGCTCGGAGTTCGGCGAGCAGGAGTTCGTGCAACTGCTGCCACACGCCGGCCTCCTTCCAGTCGCGCAGTCGCCGCCAGCAGGTCATCCCGGAGCCGAAGCCCAGCTCCTGCGGCAGGACTCCCACCGGCTCCCCGTGTACAGCACGAACAGGATCCCGCACATGGCCCTGCGCTGGTCAAGCCGTTTGCGTCCGGGATAGCGGTAGCGCCGCTCCGCTGCCGGGAGCAGCGGTTCAATCCGCTCCCGCAGCCCGTCCTCGCCCTCCCACGGCTTGCGCTTCACCGCCCCAGAAGCCGTCGCACACCCCCGCACCCCGCCGACACCGATACGAGGAAAGCACAGGCTGACAGACAGTCATTCCCGGTAGCTCATTGTGTTAGGAGTCCTGAGCCGAGGACCCGAAACAGACAGGAGCGGCCGTTGGCCAGCATGGCGGGTCGGTGTCCTGATCAAGGTTGGGGCTGTCCAGGGAGGTTGCGCTGTACCCCGGCGGCGGCGATGAGGCCGTCTCTCACCTCTCCTTCGCTGCGCTTGAGGTGGGCGGCCAATTCGTCGAGAGTGGGGTCGCGGTCGAGCCGGGTGGCGAGGTGCTCTTTGGCTTTGGCGAGTTCTACGCGGAGTTCCTGCAGGCGGAGGGACGTGGATGTCCCAGCAGGCGTCGCGGAAGCAGCGCATGATTTTGCCGCGGATGTACGGCAGGGCGAAGGAGGTGAAGGCCACCCTCGGCTGATGTCGAGCCGGTCGATGGCCTTGATCAGGCCGATCGTGCCGACTTGCACGATGTCCTCGATCTCGCACGCAAGCCGCGTGTCCGGCCTGTGGCCTCGGTTCCCTCAGGCTTGTGGTGTTCTCGGCACCTCAGGCTTGTTGCGGCTCCTCGAACTCCATGACGGCGGCGAGGGCTTCCTCTGTTTCGAATACGGCAGTCCGGGTGGAACCGAGCACGGCGTAGCGCCACGTGCGGCCGTCGGAGGGCGCATCCTCGTAGAGCACCACTCCCGCGGCTCTCCCGGCCAGATCCCCCGGCCAGGACAGGCCGGCACGCTTCATCAAGCAAACGGCGTCCTCGAAGTCGTGGGGCGCACGTGTGCGTCGTCTGCCGAGCAGCCAGGCCGGAGCGTCCAGGCCCGCAGCACGGGCCAGACGGACCGCCATGAACTGCGTCGTGGTGGTGGCGGTGCGGCGGACATTGCTCTCCGTCGCGTAGAGCCTTCCGTCGGCGGCGAGGATCGCGTCCACCCCGTACGGTCCTGCGTAGCCCGATCGCTCCAGGTGGCCCCCCAAGGCCATGCCCCACCGTTCCAGCTCTGCAGCAACGGCCCCGCCGGACCCGGCCAGCGGTGAGACATAGCCGGTGTAGGAGCCCTGCTGGACGCGCATCTCTCCGGAGAACACCACTCGCGGCCCGGATGCGTCCAGGTGCATCTGGATGCTGACCGACCGGACGACATCGAGTCGCTCCTCCACCACCCACGTCCCGGCGGGCTCGTTCCGAAGTGGTGCCGGCGCTGTGTCCGCACGCGCGAGGAAGCACAGCCCGTGGCCGCCTGCTGAGCGGTCCGGCTTCACTACGACGCGCTCATACTCCCGAAGCATCGCGGTTGCAGTGGCTTCCAGGGTGTGCCCCTTGCACACCTGCCCCTCAGGAATGCGGATGCCCAGTTCGGCGGCGAGGGCGCGGAAACCGGTCTTGGTGTTGAGCCGGTGCACCGCGTCCACCGCGCTCGCACTCGGGCCTCCTGGGCCGTAGGGAGCCACCGTCACACCCAACCGTCGTGCGAGGGCGGCTGTGGACGCATCGAGGACGATGGGCAGGAGCTCCGCCCCGGGCCGCGCGGCCACCAGATCGAAGAGCGCGTCCATCAGTCTTGACCGGTCCAGGGCCTCCGCCATGGGCAGTCCCTCGACCGCAGGCGCCGTCATCACCGTCAGCGACCCGTACGGCACCCCCAGCAGCCCGCAGGCGTAGCGGCGGAACGTCTCGCTCGGCGCAACGGGCGTGACGAGCGCGTCTCCGGGCCGCAGGAGCCAGATCTTGCGGGGCGCCTGCCCTGCCCACTGGGTCAGGACGTCGTGGGCGGCGAGGCTGACTGCCACGTCGGAGAAGAAGTTCGCGTAGACGATCAACGGGCTGCGGTGCTGGTCCACGGAGCATCCCTACCCGCCACGACGCCCCTGGCTCTTCGGCGAGGACCCGACGGCGTCAGGGTCGCAAGGAGGAGACGGGATCGGGGTAGAGGTAGGTCATGGGTACCAACCAGCGGGAACCGGAACTGCCGCAGGCGAGGGGAGGGGTGTCGGCAGCGGTGATCGACTGCCGCAGGGGGAAGGCCCCGCTGCCCGAGCGTCGCCACCAACCCCCCGGCGAGCGCTTCAGAACCATCGGGGTCGTGGTCTGAGGGCCAGGGCAACAGGGCGCCTCGCTGTTCGCCCACCCGAAAGGACGGTCCCAGGAGCGCCTTGCCCGCCGTCGACCCGAGCACCACCACCGCCTCGGGGGCGACCACCTTCAACTCGGCCAAGAGCCATGGCCTGCATGCCGTCATCTCTCTCCAGGTCGGTGCCTTGTGGATGCGGCGCTTGCGGCCTTCGGGGGGCGTGAACTTGAAGTGCTTGACCGCGTTGGTGACGTAGGTCTGCCGCGGATCGATCCCCGCGTCCTCCAGCGCACGCGTCAGGACCTTGCCGGCCGGACCGACGAACGGGCGGCCCTGGCGGTCCTCCTGGTCGCCTGGTTGCTCCCCGACGATCAGGACGCGCGTGGAGCGGTCTCCCTCCCCGAACACTGTCTGGGTGGCGTCCTCGTGGAGTGGGCAACCCCGGCATTCGGCCGCGGCCCTCCGCAGGCCCGGAAGCCCCGCTCGTCGCCCGGGCAGGAACGGTGTGGCGTCGTACGTCTGCTCCGCTACGTCATCATCCGTACGGAACATGAGGCCTCCCTTCCTTGACCAGCACGGCTTCCTGATGGCTCATTGGCCTACTCGGCCGCTCCGGCTGCGTCGCGTCGCACGCCATCAGGGCTTCAACAGCGTTTTGATCATGCCGTCTTCCTTGGCCTGGAAGGTCTTGTAGGCCTGCGGGCCCTCTTCCAGAGGGAGTTTGTGGGTGGCGAAGGTCTCGACTCCGAGGGGGTCCTGGTCGTTGAGGAGGGGAAGGATGTCGTCTACCCAGTTCCTGACGTTCGCCTGACCCATCCGCAGTTGGATCTGCTTGTCGAACAGGGTCATCAGCGGCAGGGGGTCGGCGGTGCCGCCGTACACGCCGACGACTGAAACAGTGCCGCCCCGGCGCACGAGTTCGATCGCCGTGTAGAGGGCGCTGAGCCGGTCGAGACCTGCGTGTTCCATGAGGCGTTGGGCCACCGGGTCGGGCAGCAGCCCTATCGCCCAGTGGGCGGCCTTGGCGACCGGGGCCCCGTGGGCCTCCATTCCGACCGCGTCGATCACACCGTCCGTGCCACGCCCGTCCGTCAGCCCTCGGACCGTCTCCGCGAGGTCCTTGCCGTGGTTGCGCAGGTCGAGCGTGGTCACGCCGCGGGCGTTCGCCCGTTCGAGTCGTTCCGGCACGAGGTCCACACCGATCACCGTGCGGGCACCGCGGTGCAGGGCGATACGCGCAGCCATCTCGCCGATCGGACCGAGTCCGAGGACGGTAAGGGTGCCGTCAGGGGGAAGGGCCGCGTACTCGACCGCTTGCCATGCGGTGGGGAGCACGTCCGAGAGGAAGACGTAACGCTCGTCGGGCGGGCTGTGGGGAACCTTGACGGGCAAGGTGTCGCCGAACGGAACCCGCAGGAACTCGGCTTGGCCGCCGGGCACCTGGCCGTAGAGCTTGGTGTAGCCGAACAACGAGGCTCCCATGCCCCGCTCCTTGACCTGCGTAGTCTCACACTGCGACTGCAGCCCCCGGTCACACATGAAGCAACGGCCGCACGAGATATTGAACGGAACAACGACCCGGTCGCCGACGGTGAGTGCGGTCACGTCGGCGCCCGCCTCTTCGACGATGCCCATCGGCTCGTGGCCGAGGATGTCGCCCGGATCGAGGTACGGGCCCATCACTTCGTAGAGGTGCAGGTCGGAGCCGCAGATCCCGGTGGACGTGATCCGGACGATCACATCCGAAGGTTCCTTCAGGATCGGGTCGGGCACGGTCTCGACCCGGACATCACGCTTTCCGTGCCATGTCAGTGCACGCATGGTTCCTCCGCTGGTTCCTTCGCACAGCCGCCAAGCGATCCGCTGCCGAAGGCACCGCTGTCCTGGTCGTGCGTGCGCCGTTCCTCGGATCCAGGCCGACTGCTGTGGGGCTTGAGCTCGTGCCGCGTCAGGCGTGAGCCGGCGTCGGGAAAGGACGCACCGACCGGCTCGCGGTTGTGCTCGATGTGCGTACGGTGCCCAGGTGCGGTCGGCTGTTCCTCGGGCCGCGGCCGCGGTGGTTGTGTCCTACGGCGCCTGTTGGCGCACGGAATCACACCGATGAGTACCGCCACGGTGACGATGCGTGCGATCAGTAGCCCGATACCGCCCAGGACCGGATTGCTCGCTGCGCGCGAGAGAAGAGCCTGGCTGCTGGTGGGCACGTTCGTCCCTTCGCCGTGACCGTGGGCGGCCGAGCCCATCTGCTGGCTCCGCCCCGTCCAAGGGCGCCTGCCCCGGGAATCGAATGTGACACATGTCGCATTTGTCGCGGTGATGAACGTTCTCCCAGCATGCGCCCCCGAAGGCTCAGGCGGCTTCCCGAGCGGATCGGGACGCGAGCGGGGCGGTGTTCATGCCCGCCTGGGCGTGGAGCCCGTCCAGGAACTCCTGGGCCGCCTCAGCCGCCGTACGGCGCGGTTCCCAGTCGAGTTCGGCACGGGTGCGGGAGCTGCGGACCTTCCGCTGGACGCGGCCGTGCGAAGATCCGTCGCC encodes:
- a CDS encoding SDR family oxidoreductase; its protein translation is MAAQDRQEQNPVTAHPRPDFPDQEQPHPGWTGPMDPPPDHGEFSYEGHGLLKDRAAMITGGDSGIGRAVALAFAREGADVLFTHLTEETEDALETSRLVHEAGRKAVAVPCDIREERECRALIEQAVREFGRIDILVNNAAYQMSQPDGILAISTEQFDRVMKTNLYGMFWLSKLALPHIPKGGSIINSASVQAYKPSPHLLDYAMTKGAIVTFTQGLAQMVAPDGIRVNAVAPGPVWTPLIPATMPDTVEFGKQSPLGRPAQPAEMAPAYVFLASGRASYITAEILNATGGTPLP
- a CDS encoding FAD-dependent oxidoreductase; this encodes MTVSGQPGGSLWTEHDPGPGYPSLRGAIRVDVAVIGGGMAGLCTARELARSGRTVALLEADRIAYGVSGHTTAKVSALQGSAYSRIRKTRGDDAARQYAESQQDAVAHVRQLAGELGIDCDLEPAAAYTYATDPQHCEELRREADAAQAAGLDARYVEEAPLPFPVSGAVRLDDQVQFHPRKFLLGIAADLIRNGGKILERTRVTDLSEGSPCRLTSSAGHTVEATDVVVATHYPVFDRGLLFTRLEPKREVVVAGPLPPEGLAPEGMFLTEENNTRSIRSAPHDEHGRMLIITGEKFTPGDPKDRGAAWHFQVLTDWAHHHFADFAVTHRWATQDTFSTDHVPFVGRLHPRADHAYVATGFAGWGLSGGMMAARLLTSLVTNSPSPWADLYDPARFHPLAEGTSMLRLGAKTARHLVADRLPGGRADSVDDIAPGQGAVIRGDGEGPQAVHRDTSGTLHRVSARCTHLGCIVHFNEAEAAWECPCHGSRFDMNGSVLQGPAVHPLESYDEEGEGG
- a CDS encoding ATP-grasp domain-containing protein; its protein translation is MDQHRSPLIVYANFFSDVAVSLAAHDVLTQWAGQAPRKIWLLRPGDALVTPVAPSETFRRYACGLLGVPYGSLTVMTAPAVEGLPMAEALDRSRLMDALFDLVAARPGAELLPIVLDASTAALARRLGVTVAPYGPGGPSASAVDAVHRLNTKTGFRALAAELGIRIPEGQVCKGHTLEATATAMLREYERVVVKPDRSAGGHGLCFLARADTAPAPLRNEPAGTWVVEERLDVVRSVSIQMHLDASGPRVVFSGEMRVQQGSYTGYVSPLAGSGGAVAAELERWGMALGGHLERSGYAGPYGVDAILAADGRLYATESNVRRTATTTTQFMAVRLARAAGLDAPAWLLGRRRTRAPHDFEDAVCLMKRAGLSWPGDLAGRAAGVVLYEDAPSDGRTWRYAVLGSTRTAVFETEEALAAVMEFEEPQQA
- a CDS encoding zinc-dependent alcohol dehydrogenase, with protein sequence MRALTWHGKRDVRVETVPDPILKEPSDVIVRITSTGICGSDLHLYEVMGPYLDPGDILGHEPMGIVEEAGADVTALTVGDRVVVPFNISCGRCFMCDRGLQSQCETTQVKERGMGASLFGYTKLYGQVPGGQAEFLRVPFGDTLPVKVPHSPPDERYVFLSDVLPTAWQAVEYAALPPDGTLTVLGLGPIGEMAARIALHRGARTVIGVDLVPERLERANARGVTTLDLRNHGKDLAETVRGLTDGRGTDGVIDAVGMEAHGAPVAKAAHWAIGLLPDPVAQRLMEHAGLDRLSALYTAIELVRRGGTVSVVGVYGGTADPLPLMTLFDKQIQLRMGQANVRNWVDDILPLLNDQDPLGVETFATHKLPLEEGPQAYKTFQAKEDGMIKTLLKP
- a CDS encoding DUF6479 family protein; this translates as MGSAAHGHGEGTNVPTSSQALLSRAASNPVLGGIGLLIARIVTVAVLIGVIPCANRRRRTQPPRPRPEEQPTAPGHRTHIEHNREPVGASFPDAGSRLTRHELKPHSSRPGSEERRTHDQDSGAFGSGSLGGCAKEPAEEPCVH